The genomic stretch CACAGGTAGAATTTGCGTCACAGTACATATTTTGCTGGAGGCATAGTGGAGAAGATCGAGGTAGATCTGCCCCTCCTCTTTCCTTAATAACCTACTGTAGTTCATTTTAAATTCCCAACCCCCAGGAACAACAAAAACCAAAATCCAACTGTCACTCGGGTTTCCAGATCAGAGCGGAATCCAAACTTGTCTGAGAACGTTACATCCAGTGCATTCCAGAGGACACCGATCTTCAAAGAGGCAGACTGATCTAATTTTAGAACTCGAGTGTGGCCCAAAACCGAGAGCGGTCCTATTCTTGGCTGTGAGCACATTGACCTCCACAAATGCACGGAGAAAATGTGCCTCCTACCTGATCACATTTTTCTCGCCAAGGGAGTGATCGAAATCTATGACTTTTGGGTACAGGATCTTGCAGCAAGGGAGGAAACGGGAGAAGCTGAATTCAACTCATCATCCTTGCTGCTGCCATTCTGAGTCTTCTGGGTTGTAAGAGAGGAGAGGTGGAGGGGTTGGAGATCTCGTGGTGGGCATCAGGCGATTTGTGAATTGTAAGGGGGCACAAGCATTTGGAATTTGGAAGAGGCGCAGGCATAGGGGAATTAGGACGAGTCGGGAGATGAAATGCTTTCCATGTTTCAAGCCTGAGAAGAAGATGCCGTCAAGGAGGATGGAGCGAGGGGAAGTCCCGCCTGCGAATGCCGCCGTCTCGACGCGATCCGGAGCGCCCCTCGAGAAATCTGGTAAGAACCGCGGAGGATGCTCCTGCCACTCCCTAGGTACAAAGAGGAAAACCATGTTATAGGCATTTTTTATACTGATATCATAACCCAAGTTGATTGGCAGCAATCTCAGCACACATGATCGGCAAGCCATAAGAGAAAATGCAATGATGTAGCAAAGCTACACGTTTTCACATATCACTATCTTGTCTTCTTTTTATTAGATAGATATTGGCAGTAAAATAATCCACCAAGTACCCAATGATTTCCTCAGTAGATTCCTTATATACAGACCATTCACCAAATCTATGTTCAAGGAGAAGTAGAAACTGTTACTTTTTCTATATTAGTCCCTTCAGGACATATGTGCATAGTCTTATTCAAACCTAATTAAGTTCAATACTGTGCTACATTAGTCCCCCTCAGGACATGCATTCTGTTGGCATACTTATACCTGTAATGCATGTTAAACTCTGAACGTAATACATGACTCCTCAAaatggtaattaaagatacaaTATGAAGGACTGCAGATTATGTTAGAATTTTGTTGAGAGCAAAACTCATTTCAACCAAATAAACACAAACTGAATTCTCACTAACAAATGCTCAAACTAACCTTGCAGAGTCGAACGAGCCATCATCCGCGTCACCAAAACACACGCAATCATCTGAAAATAGATCAAACAGTGAACCTGCCGAAAATTCTGCCATGGCCAAAACTGCAAAAGCATTCACATTCCGTGACCTGGCGACAGCCACCAAGAACTTCCGGTTCGACTGCCTTGTGGGAGAGGGGGGCTTTGGCAGGGTCTATAAGGGACAGCTTGAAAATGGCCAGGTATATGCAGGAACGACATAACAACATACATTCTTAAGATTATAACAACTTGCTCACTGCTTCTATTATTTTGTGATGCATGATCAGGTTGTAGCTGTTAAACAACTAGACCTGAATGGATTTCAAGGCAACAGAGAGTTCCTAGTTGAAGTCTTGATGCTCAGCCTATTGCACCATCCAAACCTAGTCAGCTTGGTAGGTTATTGCGCAGATGGAGATCAAAGGCTACTGGTGTATGAGTACATGGCCCTTGGTTCACTTGCAGACCACCTGCTTGGTGAGCCCCAGTTTTTCCCTGACTAACACGATAAAGTATCTAAGCAAATCATGCTCAGCTTTAAAATCATGTCAATCATATTTAAACAACAGTATATAGCATCATTTTCTAACGCTGTCATCATCAGCCCTTTTAATTACTAGATGCGACAAAAACTTAAAAGTCGAACTGTTGTTGTTGCAGATAATACTGCTGATCAAATACCACTAAGTTGGTATAGAAGGATGAAAATAGCCCACGGAACCGCTAAGGGCCTTGAATACCTCCATGAGAAGGCAAATCCTCCAGTCATCTACCGGGATCTCAAGTCCCCCAACATCCTTCTTGATGAGGAATACAACCCTAAACTCTCAGACTTCGGTCTCGCAAAGCTCGGACCTGTTGGGGGAAAGACACACATCTCAACTCGGGTGATGGGCACATATGGTTATTGTGCTCCAGAATACATACGAACAGGACAGCTAACTATCAAGACTGATGTGTACAGTTTTGGGGTATTCCTGCTTGAGTTGATTACAGGAAAAAGAGCAGTCGATTCCAGTAGACCAGCAAATGAACAAATCTTGGTTAACTGGGTATGCACCTTTAGTCAATATATATAATTTCGTATACAATATACTTAATTAAAAATTATTTCAAATAGATGTTTGTGATTTTTTTAAGACAGTTAAGCTAAATTCATGTTTGATCAACAGGCAAAGCCCATGATCAGAGATAGGAGGAGGTACCATGAGCTAGTAGACCCTCTTCTTAGAGGTGAATACCCAGAAAAAGATTTGAGCCAGGCTGTGGGCGTGGCAGCAATGTGCCTACAGGAGGAAGACACTGTGAGGCCATACATGAGTGATGCTGTTGTAGCATTGGGATTCCTCGCAGAAGTGCCTGCTGGCTGTGAAGAGAAACCTAGTACTGTGCTCCAAAAGAAACAGGTTGAAGATCCCTCATTAACGAATAGTACTAAGCAAGATGAGAGCACATTTGATCGCCAACGAGTTGTTGCTGAGGCCATCGAGTGGGGTGCCATGAGGCAGAAACAGAAAGCTCAAAATCAAGGGAAGGCAACTGATTCCCAATGCATTATAGAACCTACTGAAGCCAACAGAGTGTAAAAAGCCTTAATAGCTAGAACATATGTGCTAAGTTATTTAGTTACCCCTGACTTGTAGCTTTCCAATTCTGTGTCGCCATATGGCTGAATTGTCATCTAGAAACAACTGTAAATTACAAGGTAGCAGGGATCATCTAAAGGCATTGGCCCATGATGAATCCAAATGGTTGTGCAGTGAATAGTGAGCCAAATGAGATTATGTTTCAAGTCTCGGTATATCATAGCAACAAGCTTATAGATACTGACTAGAACAAGGTAGTAAGTAAAAGAAAGCTGCACTTTATTTGCAAGTATGTTGGACATGTACAACGGTATGAGAAGGATTAGATAGAATGTATTCCAACATTGAACCTCAGGGACAGTTCACTAATGTCTAGATCTTGCTCACATCCTCCAGTTAATGATATGCACTGATACCTGGCTTCCAAAAGAATAGTCTCAGTCCTCTTTGAACAGCTCACGACCAATTATCATTCTCCTTATCTCACTAGTACCAGCCCCAATCTCAAACAGTTTGGCATCTCTCAGGAGACGGCCAGTAGGGTACTCATTGATGTATCCATTGCCACCAAGACACTGGATTGCCTGCAACAGGGGAAGGATTAAGATCAATTAGTGGGCCAGAACAAAACTTAATAATACTGCAACTCGCTAAGTTAACATAAGTTACGGATAGTAAATTTAGTAAGAACTTTGTCTAAGGAAGACAAGGTTAGAGAGCAGGCAAAGAATTTACTATCCGTAAGCAGGCAAAGAATTTACTATCCGTAACTTATGTTCTTACTAAATTTGAGAAGTCAAAGGCTGAAGATAGAAACAAATTAGGAGCAAAAATCCAGGATAAATTATTCAAAAATAAACACGTGCAACCAAAATTCTCATGAAATGAGGAGAAGGTTCTGACCTCAAGTGCAACTTGTGTTGCCCTTTCAGCAGCAAAGAGGATTACTCCTGCACAATCCTGATTGCAAAAAAATAATATTATATGAAGATGAAGTCAGTTTACTATGCATCAGCAAGTCAGCATTATACACACggaattttctgttttattttgtctTTACACAGTAAAGCACATGCATGTAGCAATGTGACAAAACAATGTTAATCAAAAGGAACACACAGAGACATCACGGGAAAATGTACCTTACGGTCAACTTTGCCATTATCACAGTCCCTAGCAACCGAGTATACAAATGATCTGAACAAAGAAAACTGCAGTAAGAAGCTGTTTAAACTTCCCTGTAGAAGTTTTAAGTTGGTACCCCTACCTTGATGACTGCAAGGAGGTGTACATGTCTGCCATTTTCCCCTGCATCGGAAGATCACTTGTCATGGTTAGTGCCAGATGCCACCAACAAGATGCTGCACCAGGAACAGGGGAGCATACGATATAGAAGGCTGCATGGCTATACCTGTATGAACTGAAATTCCCCGATCGGACGGCCAAATTGCTCCCTCTGTCGAACATAAGGAAGAACAACATCAAGGCATGCCTGCATGAGGCCAATAGGACCCCCAGCTAATACAAGTCTTTCCAGATCAAGACCAGACATCATGACATAAACACCTGCAAGAAGAAACCTTATCAAGAATATTCATGATGGGAGTTCCACTTCAGGAATTCAATTTTTAGTTAGGTGTTCAGTAAGTCCTTCAGAAGGAAACGAgggtacccccccccccccccaaaaaaaatcaCAGTTTTAGATTGGCATAGCCAACTGGCTGCATACAACGAATTGAGAATCTCAAAACGGAAGTACAGAACTGAATTCAAGACATACAGGAGATAATACCTTTCCCTTCTTCTCCAAGAACATTCTCTTGAGGCACAAAGCAGTTCTCAAAGACAAGCTCACATCTGTAAAGTAGATATCTGTTCAGTGAGAACCTACGCGCCATTTAATAACCCCTCTTAAATAGAAACATCTTACGTGTCACTTCCTCGCATGCCAAGCTTGTCCAACTTCTGGGCAGTACTGAATCTGTAATGATGAGAAATACGCGCATGTAAACCCATATGTAGTCTCAACAAGAATATAATGTGTGAATTTCTAGTGAGATGGGCATTCATATCCAATATCGCATAAATAAAGAGAATGGAGTGGTTATTTACCCTGGCATCCCCTTCTCAATTATGAATGCAGTTATTCCTTTTGATCCAGCAGTTATATCCGTTTTCGCGTAAACAACCTGTAAATCCCAATTTCAGTGAAACTAGCAGGCAAATTATGGCTCCATAAAGTTAAATAGCTATAAACATTAGAGCCTGCTTGACATGGAAACTAGCAAGGCTCCAACAGATTCAGTGCCTAGAATCTTGATAGCTGGGTGAAAGTTGTCGACCTATTCTGAATGTGTACAAGGGCCTCAGAATATTACCAGTGTCTGAGCAGATGGACCATTTGTACACCACATTTTATTCCCGTTAATGACGTAGCCGCCATCAACTTTCTCGGCTTTGCACTTCATACTGACAACATCAGAGCCAGCTGAATGTAGGAAGTATGTGAAATTCTGTTCAGAAGTGGAACTTAACAGTAGAGCAATTCAAATGGTACTTACAGTTGGGTTCACTCATTGCCAATGCCCCAACATGCTCCCCACTAATTAGCTTTAGAGAAATGTAAAAAAACAGATTTTCACAATCCATTAATTATCGTTGCAAATATACGACCCCCGAGTGGCTGAGTCTGACTGAAACAATGCTGGTAATATAGGAAGGAACCTTTGGCAAGTACTTGTCCTTTTGCGCAGCGCTGCCATTACGGACCTATATACAAACATTCCAATAATTTCGGTCGGTGATTAATTTAATCAGTGTAATGAGTAATGACGTAAGAAAAAAAATGTTGAAATCAGACTAGTACCAACTGGTTGATGCAGAGATTTGAGTGTGCGCCGTAGGAAAGGCCAACCGACCCGGACGCCCTGCTGATCTCCTCCATGGCGATGCAGTGGTACATGTAACCGAGCCCGAGCCCTCCGTACTCCTCTAAggaagatggaaaacccgtgttAGTTAATCTATTCCCTTGACTAACATTGGACAAACCGAGACAGCGTTCCAAAAGGCAGTAATCTATTCCACTGAGGCATATGACAAACCGACAGTGGTTGAAAAGGCAGTAATCTATTGATTCCCATTCAGGCCTTACCTACTAACATGATAACCCGTGTTAGTACTTAACCTATTCCTAGGGCAGTTTCTGAGCTAGTAGTAGTATTAAACAGTGGGTCAAGTAGTAGTACTTTACTAGGTGCTCACAATCGCGGCATAAGCAGAGTTCTAACGCATTGGGGATCAGATTCAGACGTGCCACAGGGTAAAAAATACTTTGACCATGTGGAAGCTCTGGAAGTCCCCGGTGAGCTAAATAGGTACATGAATGTTTAAGTAGCCAGCGCACCACATGTGTGTTGGAATTCCTAAATCGAGATGGATGTATACAGGGAGGAAGTGTAGTACCTGGTGAGGTGAGGCCGTGCAGGTTGAAGTCCCCCATGAGCTTCCACAGATTCACCTCCTGCACGCACGCACCGACCAAATTAATGAAGACCGGAAGCCGAAGGGAGAACCAACAGCCTCAGCAGGCGGAACCCCAGCCAGCGGTAGGTAGGTAGGTACCTTGGGGAAGTAGTTGGAGGAATCGATGCGTGCGGCGTGCGGCGCGATGTGCTCCTGCGCGAACCGGTGCACGCTCTCCTTGAACTGCAAAACAAGGAGCGCGCGCGGGAACGCGGAGTCTCAGGTGGGTCGGCGGTCAGCAGAGCACCCGCGCGCGGTGGCGGGACGGGGAATCGGCGGCGCGGCGTTACCTGCTCCTGGGTGTCGTCGAAGAgtagggaggagcaggaggagaggCACCGGCGCGCGGAAGGGGCCCCGGCTCCAGAGGCGCCCGCCGCCGCGCGGCGGAGGAGGGCCGGGAGCCAGCGCTGCATCGCGGCGGCGGTGGATCGCCGGGGCAAGGGGATGCGAGGTGGCAGTAGCAGTGCGACGCAGCGGGAACGGCAGCTTTTGCTGGCTGGCACTAGGCGCTGCTAGTCCTTttcagcgaggacgaggaggagtgaCGTGTTGGGATTTGCGAGTCCAAAAAGGACAATCCATCCAGCTGGGCGAGAAGGAAAAAAGAACTGGAAAAGGCAGGGAGAAGATAAGGAAATTCGCAGTGGCACGTGGATGTGATCAAGAACATGTATGTGCCCTTATCTTCTTGTCATCGTCGACGTGGGAGAGTCCAACTTTTGAGCAACTTCTTCCGTGATGATCATCTCGCTTGACTGTGCGGCAGTGGAAGAAAATACACTACTCCGTACATGATAGGATCCGTGATGATGATCATCTCCAATCCATTAATTATGCCGTGTGATTTGTTGTCGTCAACCAGGATGGGAATGGGTCGGGTCCACCCACGGGTCTCTGGCCAGACCCAGAAAAACAGGACCGTTGGGGCAGTCGGGCCGGCCTCAAACGAGAATTGGTACATTGGATCCGAGAAATGGCCAatctaattcttttttttttcaagcaTACGTCATGGATAGACGTATCGGCGGTTTCATAGAAGAAAAGGCC from Lolium rigidum isolate FL_2022 chromosome 4, APGP_CSIRO_Lrig_0.1, whole genome shotgun sequence encodes the following:
- the LOC124708447 gene encoding probable serine/threonine-protein kinase PBL25, which translates into the protein MKCFPCFKPEKKMPSRRMERGEVPPANAAVSTRSGAPLEKSESNEPSSASPKHTQSSENRSNSEPAENSAMAKTAKAFTFRDLATATKNFRFDCLVGEGGFGRVYKGQLENGQVVAVKQLDLNGFQGNREFLVEVLMLSLLHHPNLVSLVGYCADGDQRLLVYEYMALGSLADHLLDNTADQIPLSWYRRMKIAHGTAKGLEYLHEKANPPVIYRDLKSPNILLDEEYNPKLSDFGLAKLGPVGGKTHISTRVMGTYGYCAPEYIRTGQLTIKTDVYSFGVFLLELITGKRAVDSSRPANEQILVNWAKPMIRDRRRYHELVDPLLRGEYPEKDLSQAVGVAAMCLQEEDTVRPYMSDAVVALGFLAEVPAGCEEKPSTVLQKKQVEDPSLTNSTKQDESTFDRQRVVAEAIEWGAMRQKQKAQNQGKATDSQCIIEPTEANRV
- the LOC124708446 gene encoding isovaleryl-CoA dehydrogenase, mitochondrial, which translates into the protein MQRWLPALLRRAAAGASGAGAPSARRCLSSCSSLLFDDTQEQFKESVHRFAQEHIAPHAARIDSSNYFPKEVNLWKLMGDFNLHGLTSPEEYGGLGLGYMYHCIAMEEISRASGSVGLSYGAHSNLCINQLVRNGSAAQKDKYLPKLISGEHVGALAMSEPNSGSDVVSMKCKAEKVDGGYVINGNKMWCTNGPSAQTLVVYAKTDITAGSKGITAFIIEKGMPGFSTAQKLDKLGMRGSDTCELVFENCFVPQENVLGEEGKGVYVMMSGLDLERLVLAGGPIGLMQACLDVVLPYVRQREQFGRPIGEFQFIQGKMADMYTSLQSSRSFVYSVARDCDNGKVDRKDCAGVILFAAERATQVALEAIQCLGGNGYINEYPTGRLLRDAKLFEIGAGTSEIRRMIIGRELFKED